In Quercus lobata isolate SW786 chromosome 12, ValleyOak3.0 Primary Assembly, whole genome shotgun sequence, a genomic segment contains:
- the LOC115971199 gene encoding uncharacterized protein LOC115971199 isoform X2, whose amino-acid sequence MFGFLSSRQLLFVTNRRRTQLGLLQKNAFFIIQSFTSVGCLSESEFENEPERNHFTVSYLVKSCGLSSKSALLASNKVHFQNPDRPDSVLSLLKENGFDNTQITKIIRSRPTLLLADPENTLLPKIQFFRSIGVSGSDLPRILTISPDLLRRSLTNHLIPCYDFLKSVLLENEKVITTMKRSQRAFLCDVTNVMAPNVALLRELGAPQSAISLLVTHSPSMAFITHAKFVKAVQEVKELGFDPSKALFVQAIQAVLKLKKPMWESKFEIFRRWGWSEADTLLAFKKHPICMLLSEEKITKAMEFLVSKLGFSSKSIAKNPVVLNLSLEKRIIPRCSVVQILLAKDLVKNDLSLATFLLPTEKYFLEKFVIRFQDNVPQLLSVYQNKMELLDVEIQSEKWRIGHELLPTEKRFLEKFVIRFQDDVPQLLSVYQNKMDLLDVQFQSEESLNVEEELSSRNRLKILG is encoded by the exons ATGTTTGGTTTTCTCTCTTCAAGACAGCTACTTTTTGTTACAAATAGGAGGAGGACCCAGTTGGGTCTTCTTCAGAAAAATGCTTTCTTTATCATCCAATCATTTACATCAGTAGGTTGTTTATCTGAATCAGAGTTTGAAAATGAACCAGAAAGAAATCATTTTACAGTGTCTTATCTCGTAAAATCATGTGGGTTGTCATCAAAATCAGCTCTATTAGCATCCAACAAGGTACACTTTCAAAACCCAGATAGGCCAGACTCAGTGCTTAGTCTTCTCAAAGAGAATGGATTCGACAATACCCAAATCACCAAAATTATTAGGAGTCGCCCAACTTTGCTTTTAGCAGATCCTGAGAATACCCTTTTGCCAAAGATTCAGTTTTTCCGTTCTATAGGGGTTTCAGGCTCTGACCTCCCTAGAATCCTCACTATAAGCCCTGACCTACTGCGAAGGAGCTTGACTAATCACCTAATTCCATGCTATGATTTCCTTAAAAGTGTGCTTCTTGAGAATGAGAAAGTCATTACCACTATGAAGCGCTCACAGCGTGCTTTTCTATGTGATGTAACCAATGTTATGGCTCCAAATGTTGCTCTTTTGAGAGAACTTGGAGCACCTCAATCTGCCATCTCTCTTTTGGTGACTCATTCTCCGAGTATGGCATTCATTACACATGCGAAGTTTGTTAAGGCCGTCCAGGAGGTTAAGGAATTGGGCTTTGATCCTTCAAAAGCATTGTTTGTGCAGGCAATCCAAGCggttttgaaattgaaaaaaccaATGTGGGAATctaaatttgagatttttaggAGGTGGGGTTGGTCTGAAGCGGACACTCTCTTAGCATTTAAAAAGCATCCAATTTGTATGCTTTTATCAGAGGAGAAGATCACAAAAGCAATGGAATTCCTTGTGAGCAAATTGGGTTTCTCATCAAAAAGTATTGCTAAAAATCCTGTGGTTCTGAATTTAAGCTTGGAGAAGAGGATTATCCCTAGGTGTTCAGTTGTTCAAATTTTGTTAGCCAAGGATTTGGTCAAGAATGACTTAAGCTTAGCAACTTTCTTACTACCTACTGAGAAGTATTTTTTGGAGAAGTTTGTGATCAGATTTCAGGATAATGTTCCTCAATTGTTGAGTGTGTATCAAAATAAGATGGAGCTTCTGGATGTAGAAATTCAATCTGAGAAG TGGCGTATTGGACACGAGTTACTACCTACTGAGAAGCGTTTTCTGGAGAAGTTTGTGATCAGATTTCAGGATGATGTTCCTCAATTGTTGAGTGTGTATCAAAATAAGATGGATCTTCTGGATGTACAATTTCAATCTGAGGAG AGTTTGAATGTGGAGGAGGAGTTGTCTTCAAGGAACCGGTTGAAAATCTTGGGGTAA
- the LOC115971199 gene encoding uncharacterized protein LOC115971199 isoform X4: protein MFGFLSSRQLLFVTNRRRTQLGLLQKNAFFIIQSFTSVGCLSESEFENEPERNHFTVSYLVKSCGLSSKSALLASNKVHFQNPDRPDSVLSLLKENGFDNTQITKIIRSRPTLLLADPENTLLPKIQFFRSIGVSGSDLPRILTISPDLLRRSLTNHLIPCYDFLKSVLLENEKVITTMKRSQRAFLCDVTNVMAPNVALLRELGAPQSAISLLVTHSPSMAFITHAKFVKAVQEVKELGFDPSKALFVQAIQAVLKLKKPMWESKFEIFRRWGWSEADTLLAFKKHPICMLLSEEKITKAMEFLVSKLGFSSKSIAKNPVVLNLSLEKRIIPRCSVVQILLAKDLVKNDLSLATFLLPTEKYFLEKFVIRFQDNVPQLLSVYQNKMELLDVEIQSEKVPACAGSRKGDTHETWLKWRAVAITTKSDFRIELKVVLSN, encoded by the exons ATGTTTGGTTTTCTCTCTTCAAGACAGCTACTTTTTGTTACAAATAGGAGGAGGACCCAGTTGGGTCTTCTTCAGAAAAATGCTTTCTTTATCATCCAATCATTTACATCAGTAGGTTGTTTATCTGAATCAGAGTTTGAAAATGAACCAGAAAGAAATCATTTTACAGTGTCTTATCTCGTAAAATCATGTGGGTTGTCATCAAAATCAGCTCTATTAGCATCCAACAAGGTACACTTTCAAAACCCAGATAGGCCAGACTCAGTGCTTAGTCTTCTCAAAGAGAATGGATTCGACAATACCCAAATCACCAAAATTATTAGGAGTCGCCCAACTTTGCTTTTAGCAGATCCTGAGAATACCCTTTTGCCAAAGATTCAGTTTTTCCGTTCTATAGGGGTTTCAGGCTCTGACCTCCCTAGAATCCTCACTATAAGCCCTGACCTACTGCGAAGGAGCTTGACTAATCACCTAATTCCATGCTATGATTTCCTTAAAAGTGTGCTTCTTGAGAATGAGAAAGTCATTACCACTATGAAGCGCTCACAGCGTGCTTTTCTATGTGATGTAACCAATGTTATGGCTCCAAATGTTGCTCTTTTGAGAGAACTTGGAGCACCTCAATCTGCCATCTCTCTTTTGGTGACTCATTCTCCGAGTATGGCATTCATTACACATGCGAAGTTTGTTAAGGCCGTCCAGGAGGTTAAGGAATTGGGCTTTGATCCTTCAAAAGCATTGTTTGTGCAGGCAATCCAAGCggttttgaaattgaaaaaaccaATGTGGGAATctaaatttgagatttttaggAGGTGGGGTTGGTCTGAAGCGGACACTCTCTTAGCATTTAAAAAGCATCCAATTTGTATGCTTTTATCAGAGGAGAAGATCACAAAAGCAATGGAATTCCTTGTGAGCAAATTGGGTTTCTCATCAAAAAGTATTGCTAAAAATCCTGTGGTTCTGAATTTAAGCTTGGAGAAGAGGATTATCCCTAGGTGTTCAGTTGTTCAAATTTTGTTAGCCAAGGATTTGGTCAAGAATGACTTAAGCTTAGCAACTTTCTTACTACCTACTGAGAAGTATTTTTTGGAGAAGTTTGTGATCAGATTTCAGGATAATGTTCCTCAATTGTTGAGTGTGTATCAAAATAAGATGGAGCTTCTGGATGTAGAAATTCAATCTGAGAAG GTTCCTGCTTGTGCAGGCTCTAGGAAAGGTGATACCCACGAGACATGGCTTAAGTGGAGAGCAGTTGCCATTACAACAAAGTCTGACTTCAGGATCGAGCTAAAAGTAGTGCTCTCAAATTGA
- the LOC115971199 gene encoding glucan endo-1,3-beta-glucosidase 5-like isoform X1, with translation MGLLKVVDFAGLLVAMLLLFTVLLMGSVSGIGVNWGTQATHPLPPAIVVKMLRDNGIQQVKLFDADSTTLNALKNSGIQVMVGIPNDMLYTLANSVQAAEKWVAKNVSAHISSNGVDIRYVAVGNEPFLTTYNGSFEAITLPALQNIQSALTKAGLSSQVKVTVPLNADVYESPNTLPSSGNFRANIQALMVQIVQFLNANGAPFTVNIYPFISLYDDPSFPPDYAFFNGYSSPLNDNGRIYQDMFSANYDTLVWALQTNGYGNMSIIVGEIGWPTDGDINANLQNAQRFSQGFMSRYLAGQGTPMRSGPLDAYLFSLIDEDAKSIQPGNFERHWGMFYIDGTPKYQLSITANSNGLVAASNVPYLAQQWCVMSPSASLDDPQVGPTVSYACANADCTSLGYGTSCGSLDARGNISYAFNSYYQIQNQLASACRFSNLSVVTTTDPSTGDCKFRIMINVPTALQSTSSSVGSLKQPVGLLLFLSLLILSIL, from the exons ATGGGGTTGTTGAAAGTTGTGGACTTTGCTGGTCTTTTAGTTGCCATGTTGTTGTTATTTACTGTGCTTTTGATGGGTTCAGTGAGTGGAATTGGTGTTAACTGGGGGACACAGGCAACGCACCCTTTGCCGCCTGCAATTGTGGTGAAGATGCTAAGGGACAATGGGATTCAACAGGTTAAGCTTTTTGATGCTGATTCCACAACTTTGAATGCACTGAAAAATTCAGGGATTCAAGTCATGGTGGGTATTCCTAATGACATGCTTTATACTTTGGCTAATAGTGTTCAAGCAGCTGAGAAATGGGTTGCTAAGAATGTGTCAGCACATATCTCTTCCAATGGTGTAGACATCAG GTATGTTGCAGTTGGGAATGAACCATTCTTGACAACGTATAACGGAAGCTTTGAAGCAATTACTCTTCCCGCTCTTCAAAATATCCAGTCAGCACTTACAAAAGCCGGTTTGAGCAGTCAGGTTAAAGTCACTGTCCCCCTAAATGCTGATGTATACGAGAGTCCAAATACTTTGCCTTCTTCTGGTAACTTCCGTGCAAACATCCAGGCCCTCATGGTACAAATTGTTCAGTTCTTGAATGCTAATGGAGCTCCTTTTACTGTCAACATCTACCCCTTTATCAGCCTTTATGATGACCCCAGTTTCCCCCCTGACTACGCCTTCTTTAATGGCTATTCATCTCCCTTAAATGATAATGGAAGAATCTATCAGGACATGTTTAGCGCAAACTATGATACCCTTGTATGGGCCTTACAGACTAATGGCTATGGAAACATGTCCATAATTGTTGGAGAAATCGGGTGGCCGACTGATGGagatataaatgcaaacttaCAGAATGCTCAGAGGTTCAGCCAAGGTTTCATGTCTCGCTATCTGGCAGGGCAGGGGACCCCAATGAGATCTGGTCCCTTGGATGCTTACTTATTCAGCCTTATAGATGAAGATGCCAAAAGTATTCAGCCAGGTAATTTTGAACGGCATTGGGGGATGTTTTACATTGATGGAACACCCAAATACCAGCTAAGCATTACAGCAAACTCGAACGGTTTGGTAGCAGCAAGTAATGTACCATATCTGGCTCAACAATGGTGTGTTATGTCACCCTCAGCTAGTCTTGATGATCCACAAGTCGGACCAACTGTCAGCTATGCTTGTGCAAATGCTGATTGCACTAGTCTTGGATATGGGACTTCATGTGGAAGTTTGGATGCTAGGGGGAATATCTCCTATGCATTTAACAGTTACTATCAGATACAAAATCAGCTTGCAAGTGCTTGTCGGTTCTCAAACCTTTCAGTTGTCACAACTACAGACCCATCAACTGGAGATTGCAAATTTAGGATCATGATCAATGTGCCTACGGCACTGCAGAGTACTAGTAGTAGTGTTGGATCACTTAAACAACCTGTTGGTTTATTGCTGTTTTTATCTTTGTTAATCCTTTCAATTCTGTGA
- the LOC115971199 gene encoding glucan endo-1,3-beta-glucosidase 5-like isoform X3, with translation MLRDNGIQQVKLFDADSTTLNALKNSGIQVMVGIPNDMLYTLANSVQAAEKWVAKNVSAHISSNGVDIRYVAVGNEPFLTTYNGSFEAITLPALQNIQSALTKAGLSSQVKVTVPLNADVYESPNTLPSSGNFRANIQALMVQIVQFLNANGAPFTVNIYPFISLYDDPSFPPDYAFFNGYSSPLNDNGRIYQDMFSANYDTLVWALQTNGYGNMSIIVGEIGWPTDGDINANLQNAQRFSQGFMSRYLAGQGTPMRSGPLDAYLFSLIDEDAKSIQPGNFERHWGMFYIDGTPKYQLSITANSNGLVAASNVPYLAQQWCVMSPSASLDDPQVGPTVSYACANADCTSLGYGTSCGSLDARGNISYAFNSYYQIQNQLASACRFSNLSVVTTTDPSTGDCKFRIMINVPTALQSTSSSVGSLKQPVGLLLFLSLLILSIL, from the exons ATGCTAAGGGACAATGGGATTCAACAGGTTAAGCTTTTTGATGCTGATTCCACAACTTTGAATGCACTGAAAAATTCAGGGATTCAAGTCATGGTGGGTATTCCTAATGACATGCTTTATACTTTGGCTAATAGTGTTCAAGCAGCTGAGAAATGGGTTGCTAAGAATGTGTCAGCACATATCTCTTCCAATGGTGTAGACATCAG GTATGTTGCAGTTGGGAATGAACCATTCTTGACAACGTATAACGGAAGCTTTGAAGCAATTACTCTTCCCGCTCTTCAAAATATCCAGTCAGCACTTACAAAAGCCGGTTTGAGCAGTCAGGTTAAAGTCACTGTCCCCCTAAATGCTGATGTATACGAGAGTCCAAATACTTTGCCTTCTTCTGGTAACTTCCGTGCAAACATCCAGGCCCTCATGGTACAAATTGTTCAGTTCTTGAATGCTAATGGAGCTCCTTTTACTGTCAACATCTACCCCTTTATCAGCCTTTATGATGACCCCAGTTTCCCCCCTGACTACGCCTTCTTTAATGGCTATTCATCTCCCTTAAATGATAATGGAAGAATCTATCAGGACATGTTTAGCGCAAACTATGATACCCTTGTATGGGCCTTACAGACTAATGGCTATGGAAACATGTCCATAATTGTTGGAGAAATCGGGTGGCCGACTGATGGagatataaatgcaaacttaCAGAATGCTCAGAGGTTCAGCCAAGGTTTCATGTCTCGCTATCTGGCAGGGCAGGGGACCCCAATGAGATCTGGTCCCTTGGATGCTTACTTATTCAGCCTTATAGATGAAGATGCCAAAAGTATTCAGCCAGGTAATTTTGAACGGCATTGGGGGATGTTTTACATTGATGGAACACCCAAATACCAGCTAAGCATTACAGCAAACTCGAACGGTTTGGTAGCAGCAAGTAATGTACCATATCTGGCTCAACAATGGTGTGTTATGTCACCCTCAGCTAGTCTTGATGATCCACAAGTCGGACCAACTGTCAGCTATGCTTGTGCAAATGCTGATTGCACTAGTCTTGGATATGGGACTTCATGTGGAAGTTTGGATGCTAGGGGGAATATCTCCTATGCATTTAACAGTTACTATCAGATACAAAATCAGCTTGCAAGTGCTTGTCGGTTCTCAAACCTTTCAGTTGTCACAACTACAGACCCATCAACTGGAGATTGCAAATTTAGGATCATGATCAATGTGCCTACGGCACTGCAGAGTACTAGTAGTAGTGTTGGATCACTTAAACAACCTGTTGGTTTATTGCTGTTTTTATCTTTGTTAATCCTTTCAATTCTGTGA
- the LOC115971199 gene encoding glucan endo-1,3-beta-glucosidase 5-like isoform X5, which translates to MGFNSVQAAEKWVAKNVSAHISSNGVDIRYVAVGNEPFLTTYNGSFEAITLPALQNIQSALTKAGLSSQVKVTVPLNADVYESPNTLPSSGNFRANIQALMVQIVQFLNANGAPFTVNIYPFISLYDDPSFPPDYAFFNGYSSPLNDNGRIYQDMFSANYDTLVWALQTNGYGNMSIIVGEIGWPTDGDINANLQNAQRFSQGFMSRYLAGQGTPMRSGPLDAYLFSLIDEDAKSIQPGNFERHWGMFYIDGTPKYQLSITANSNGLVAASNVPYLAQQWCVMSPSASLDDPQVGPTVSYACANADCTSLGYGTSCGSLDARGNISYAFNSYYQIQNQLASACRFSNLSVVTTTDPSTGDCKFRIMINVPTALQSTSSSVGSLKQPVGLLLFLSLLILSIL; encoded by the exons ATGGGATTCAACAG TGTTCAAGCAGCTGAGAAATGGGTTGCTAAGAATGTGTCAGCACATATCTCTTCCAATGGTGTAGACATCAG GTATGTTGCAGTTGGGAATGAACCATTCTTGACAACGTATAACGGAAGCTTTGAAGCAATTACTCTTCCCGCTCTTCAAAATATCCAGTCAGCACTTACAAAAGCCGGTTTGAGCAGTCAGGTTAAAGTCACTGTCCCCCTAAATGCTGATGTATACGAGAGTCCAAATACTTTGCCTTCTTCTGGTAACTTCCGTGCAAACATCCAGGCCCTCATGGTACAAATTGTTCAGTTCTTGAATGCTAATGGAGCTCCTTTTACTGTCAACATCTACCCCTTTATCAGCCTTTATGATGACCCCAGTTTCCCCCCTGACTACGCCTTCTTTAATGGCTATTCATCTCCCTTAAATGATAATGGAAGAATCTATCAGGACATGTTTAGCGCAAACTATGATACCCTTGTATGGGCCTTACAGACTAATGGCTATGGAAACATGTCCATAATTGTTGGAGAAATCGGGTGGCCGACTGATGGagatataaatgcaaacttaCAGAATGCTCAGAGGTTCAGCCAAGGTTTCATGTCTCGCTATCTGGCAGGGCAGGGGACCCCAATGAGATCTGGTCCCTTGGATGCTTACTTATTCAGCCTTATAGATGAAGATGCCAAAAGTATTCAGCCAGGTAATTTTGAACGGCATTGGGGGATGTTTTACATTGATGGAACACCCAAATACCAGCTAAGCATTACAGCAAACTCGAACGGTTTGGTAGCAGCAAGTAATGTACCATATCTGGCTCAACAATGGTGTGTTATGTCACCCTCAGCTAGTCTTGATGATCCACAAGTCGGACCAACTGTCAGCTATGCTTGTGCAAATGCTGATTGCACTAGTCTTGGATATGGGACTTCATGTGGAAGTTTGGATGCTAGGGGGAATATCTCCTATGCATTTAACAGTTACTATCAGATACAAAATCAGCTTGCAAGTGCTTGTCGGTTCTCAAACCTTTCAGTTGTCACAACTACAGACCCATCAACTGGAGATTGCAAATTTAGGATCATGATCAATGTGCCTACGGCACTGCAGAGTACTAGTAGTAGTGTTGGATCACTTAAACAACCTGTTGGTTTATTGCTGTTTTTATCTTTGTTAATCCTTTCAATTCTGTGA
- the LOC115969836 gene encoding endonuclease V-like isoform X3: MEKAPETGIEESSSPNTSQDDHKQWIEAQDDLKRRLVTEDDFSWKLSKEKEEEEEVLLRYVGGVDISFSKEDTSVACGTLVVLDIQSQDLQTVYHDHYLVTLTVPYVPGFLAFREAPVLLELLERMKKNASPFYPQVLMVDGNGILHPRGFGLACHLGVLADLPTIGIGKNAMRSTKGSLKPIFISVGHCVSLDTAITIVKMTCKYRVPEPTRQADIRSREYLRKHQTGMSE; the protein is encoded by the exons ATGGAAAAAGCACCCGAAACTGGAATCGAGGAATCATCATCTCCAAACACATCGCAAGATGATCACAAGCAGTGGATCGAGGCTCAGGATGATCTAAAGAGAAGACTGGTAACAGAGGACGATTTCTCATGGAAATTATCGAAAgagaaggaggaggaagaggaagtgTTGTTGAGATATGTTGGTGGGGTCGACATAAGTTTCTCAAAGGAGGACACGTCAGTTGCTTGTGGGACCCTCGTGGTGTTGGACATTCAAAGTCAAGACCTTCAAACTGTGTATCATGATCACTATCTTGTTACACTTACTGTTCCTTATGTTCCTGGCTTCCTTGCTTTCCGAGAG gcGCCAGTTCTTCTAGAACTTTTggagagaatgaaaaagaatgCAAGTCCATTTTATCCACAG gtgTTAATGGTTGATGGAAACGGAATACTTCATCCTCGAG gttttggcTTGGCTTGCCATCTAGGTGTTTTGGCTGACCTCCCTACAATTGGGATTGGAAAGAAT gcAATGAGATCCACAAAGGGCTCCTTGAAGCCTATATTTATTTCTGTTGGTCACTGTGTATCACTTGATACTGCCATCACAATTGTTAAAATGACTTGCAAGTATCGCGTGCCAGAGCCTACCCGGCAG GCTGATATTAGGTCAAGAGAATACTTGCGTAAGCATCAAACGGGCATGTCAGAATGA
- the LOC115969836 gene encoding endonuclease V-like isoform X1, with the protein MEKAPETGIEESSSPNTSQDDHKQWIEAQDDLKRRLVTEDDFSWKLSKEKEEEEEVLLRYVGGVDISFSKEDTSVACGTLVVLDIQSQDLQTVYHDHYLVTLTVPYVPGFLAFREAPVLLELLERMKKNASPFYPQVLMVDGNGILHPRGFGLACHLGVLADLPTIGIGKNLHHVDGLTYSGVRQLLENKENCTENFITLSGCSGKIWGVAMRSTKGSLKPIFISVGHCVSLDTAITIVKMTCKYRVPEPTRQADIRSREYLRKHQTGMSE; encoded by the exons ATGGAAAAAGCACCCGAAACTGGAATCGAGGAATCATCATCTCCAAACACATCGCAAGATGATCACAAGCAGTGGATCGAGGCTCAGGATGATCTAAAGAGAAGACTGGTAACAGAGGACGATTTCTCATGGAAATTATCGAAAgagaaggaggaggaagaggaagtgTTGTTGAGATATGTTGGTGGGGTCGACATAAGTTTCTCAAAGGAGGACACGTCAGTTGCTTGTGGGACCCTCGTGGTGTTGGACATTCAAAGTCAAGACCTTCAAACTGTGTATCATGATCACTATCTTGTTACACTTACTGTTCCTTATGTTCCTGGCTTCCTTGCTTTCCGAGAG gcGCCAGTTCTTCTAGAACTTTTggagagaatgaaaaagaatgCAAGTCCATTTTATCCACAG gtgTTAATGGTTGATGGAAACGGAATACTTCATCCTCGAG gttttggcTTGGCTTGCCATCTAGGTGTTTTGGCTGACCTCCCTACAATTGGGATTGGAAAGAAT CTGCATCATGTGGATGGTCTTACTTATTCTGGAGTGAGACAACTactagaaaacaaagaaaattgcactgaaaattttattactttgaGTGGATGCTCCGGGAAAATATGGGGAGTG gcAATGAGATCCACAAAGGGCTCCTTGAAGCCTATATTTATTTCTGTTGGTCACTGTGTATCACTTGATACTGCCATCACAATTGTTAAAATGACTTGCAAGTATCGCGTGCCAGAGCCTACCCGGCAG GCTGATATTAGGTCAAGAGAATACTTGCGTAAGCATCAAACGGGCATGTCAGAATGA
- the LOC115969836 gene encoding endonuclease V-like isoform X2, translating into MEKAPETGIEESSSPNTSQDDHKQWIEAQDDLKRRLVTEDDFSWKLSKEKEEEEEVLLRYVGGVDISFSKEDTSVACGTLVVLDIQSQDLQTVYHDHYLVTLTVPYVPGFLAFREVLMVDGNGILHPRGFGLACHLGVLADLPTIGIGKNLHHVDGLTYSGVRQLLENKENCTENFITLSGCSGKIWGVAMRSTKGSLKPIFISVGHCVSLDTAITIVKMTCKYRVPEPTRQADIRSREYLRKHQTGMSE; encoded by the exons ATGGAAAAAGCACCCGAAACTGGAATCGAGGAATCATCATCTCCAAACACATCGCAAGATGATCACAAGCAGTGGATCGAGGCTCAGGATGATCTAAAGAGAAGACTGGTAACAGAGGACGATTTCTCATGGAAATTATCGAAAgagaaggaggaggaagaggaagtgTTGTTGAGATATGTTGGTGGGGTCGACATAAGTTTCTCAAAGGAGGACACGTCAGTTGCTTGTGGGACCCTCGTGGTGTTGGACATTCAAAGTCAAGACCTTCAAACTGTGTATCATGATCACTATCTTGTTACACTTACTGTTCCTTATGTTCCTGGCTTCCTTGCTTTCCGAGAG gtgTTAATGGTTGATGGAAACGGAATACTTCATCCTCGAG gttttggcTTGGCTTGCCATCTAGGTGTTTTGGCTGACCTCCCTACAATTGGGATTGGAAAGAAT CTGCATCATGTGGATGGTCTTACTTATTCTGGAGTGAGACAACTactagaaaacaaagaaaattgcactgaaaattttattactttgaGTGGATGCTCCGGGAAAATATGGGGAGTG gcAATGAGATCCACAAAGGGCTCCTTGAAGCCTATATTTATTTCTGTTGGTCACTGTGTATCACTTGATACTGCCATCACAATTGTTAAAATGACTTGCAAGTATCGCGTGCCAGAGCCTACCCGGCAG GCTGATATTAGGTCAAGAGAATACTTGCGTAAGCATCAAACGGGCATGTCAGAATGA